CCCGAAAAAGCACTGAAGTACTTTCAAGAGATGATGATAAATGGGGTTCAGCCTGACTTGTTGACATTGGTGAGCTTAGCTTCTAGTATTGCTCAAACCAAAAGTTTTCGTTCTTGCAGATCGGTTCATGGATTTGTATTAAGGAGATCTTGGATTCAGGTAGATGTTATTATGGGTAATGCTGTTGTGGATATGTACGCGAAGTTGGGTCTTATTCATTGTAGTCGTAAGGTTTTTGACGAGATCCCTATTAAGGATGTAGTGTCATGGAACTCAATGATCACAGGTTATGCTCAAAATGGACTTGCAAGTGAGGCTATTGAAATTTACAACATGCTGAAAGAGTGTGACGACATAGAACCAAACCAAGGAACTTGGGTGAGCATTTTGCCAGCTTATGCTCATCTAGGGGCACTGCAAGAAGGAACAAGGACTCATGGGCATGTTTTCAAAGTAGCTCTTAATTTGGACGTCTTTGTTAGTACGTCCCTCATTGACCTTTATGGAAAATGTGGAAAACTGGATGAAGCCATGTTATTGTTTCATGAGGTGCCTAGAATGAGTTCAGTCCCTTGGAATGCCATAATATCATGTCATGGTATTCATGGAAATGGTAGGGTTTCTCTGAAACTGTTTAATGATATGCTGAATGCAGGTATTAAACCAGATCATGTAACATTTTTATCTCTATTGGCTGCTTGTAGCCATTCAGGCTTAGTTGATGAGGGTAAAACTTACTTTCATATGATGGAGCAAGAGTTTGGCATTAAACCTGGTCTAAAGCACTATGGCTGCATGGCTGATCTGCTTGCCAGGGCTGGGGGCCTAGAAACAGCATAccaatttataaaaaacatgCCTTTGCAACCGGATGCTTCAGTTTGGGGTGCTCTTCTTGGTGCATGTAGAGTACATGGAAATGTTGAGCTGGGTAAATTGGCTTCCGATAATTTGTTTGAAGTTGATCCAGAGAATGTTGGCTACTATGTAGTGCTGTCCAACATCTATGCTAATTATGGGAGCTGGGAGGGGGTGAATGAAGTGAGATCATTGGCTAGAGACAAGGGGTTGAAGAAGACTCCAGGATGGAGCTCAATTGACCTAAACAATAAGATTGAAGTATTTTATACAGGAAACCAGTCTCATCCACAATGCCACGAGATATATGAGGAATTAGGTATTTTAACTGCTAAGATCAAGACCTTAGGTTATACTCCAGATTATACCTTTGTATTACAAGATGTCGAGGAGGACGAGAAGGAACAAATCCTTACCAGTCATAGTGAGAGATTGGCTATTGCTTATGGAATTCTTAGCACTCCTCCTAAAAGTCCTTTACGGATCTATAAAAATTTACGGGTTTGTGGCGACTGCCACAATGTAACTAAACTAATTTCTAAGATTACAGAGAGAGAGATTATTGTAAGGGACTCCAATCGCTTTCATCACTTCAAGAATGGTGTTTGTTCATGTGGGGATTACTGGTAACATACGCCCATAGCTCTGCAGAGAAATTTAAACCTTTTAAGGTTGGCATCATTATGCTGTAGCTGCTGCAAGAAATGTAATTTGTTCTTTTCAAGCTGTTGTACTGTACTGTGATTGATGAATCCTCACAGTCGTTCTTTTTCTGGAATTCACTCTTCCCTGTTCTTGGTCTGAAAATAAAGAAAGGTCTTTCATTTAAACTTGATTTTGGTTCGCTACCAATTCATTGATTAAAGTTAAGAACTCATCAATTTGCAAAACAAAATCAGGATTTGGCCGAAAAAGAAGCATGACTACGACCTATGGATACCATGACCAATCACCATCAATAAAGAAGAATCTTTCTAAATCACTTCGTGTCTTCAAGAATCCAAAATACACTGGGAATGGAACAGAGATTTTTACGGAGGTAATCATTTCATTCTCTTGCATATTTACTTTTGTCTAGTGTTGTAGTCACATAATTGCCATTTGATGcaagtaaaattaaattttttagatcCTTTCAAATCACTgcaacaatttttcttttggaaTGAGGAGTATATATTTGTTAGTTTTAAGGTCTAACAAGACATTCCTTTAAGTAAGCTAAGTTGACTAAAATTAATTGATATGTTTGTCTTCTGTGAGGCAGAGACATGCTCATTTTTTTACCATTTCAAACTATTAGATAATTTATCCATTACCTTTTTTATTTGTCTGCCTGAGAAATAAATTCAGGAAATAGAGCTTTCACTTTTATCACTTTCTATATTTCCTGTTGCAGGCTTGACAAAGGTATATGTGTATATCAGTTTCTTGGTTGTGCTGGTCGatctcaaaaaatgcttatgcTCCATTTCACCAGTCTAAAAATGAGAAGTGTCTTATAATTGAATTTGCTGGTAAGAAATTGTGACGGTTACCGAGTGTGATTGCTCTGTTGTTCTTTGAAACCATTCTGTCTTTGTGTGTGTCACAAGACTTTTGATATTAGCTTCATAGCTTGTACATTTTGTTGTTACAAACTTACTATTACCTTTCAATTGAACATCCTACTATTTTCAGTGTGGAAGGCAGTTTAATTAGGCTGGTTTACTCACATGGGGTAGGAACATATGTTGTTGCGGAACTCTACTTTACTAGATCATGAGAACGCACTAAACTTATTGCTTGTGATTTTACCTTCGTGTTGAGTAAATTGCTGGTGCCTTGAGTTTGTACTCTGAAGTCTCGAGCATGTATACTCAAATGCTTTATTAGCCTCCTTTCTATATTCTTAAATGGTTGAACCTGGAGAGCTCCAGGAACCTTCCCCTCTTTCATTCCCCCACTCGCAAACAAAGAACTAAAAAATCTAAGCCCATCACATTTGTCACCTGTTGAGTCCTTTTAGCCAACTCTTAGACTTTGATGTTTACTCTTCGAGTTGAACCAGATATTTCTTTCAAGTATTATTTGTGCTCTTTCTTCGTTTATATTTGAATGCTTCATGTTGTAAAAGTGTATTTGtgctgtttatttatttatttattgtcaaGGTCTTTACATGTACAAGTGTTATACGTTCATACACATTTATAATTAGATTGTTAATGCCTATGTGGAAGTACTTGAACTTTGTTAACTCCTTGGTTAGAGTTCGCTTTGAGTTAATAATCTAAGGAAGTCTTTTGGATGTCAGATTATTTCATGTCTCGAATCTAGGCTTCAACATCGATTACCGTCGCAACAGGAAAGCAGAAAATATTATCAGGAACTTTACCAAGTCATGCTGTAATTTTTCATCTTGGCTGGTTCCATGTTTCGATCTCTTGTGCAATGTTATCAACT
The DNA window shown above is from Solanum lycopersicum chromosome 11, SLM_r2.1 and carries:
- the LOC101249519 gene encoding pentatricopeptide repeat-containing protein At4g33990, translating into MSVLRSILPCHRDRLLLAFKGWRSIKYLSFSSFWCKLYSSGSYNEVLSNGVASKKKEFNFEHLFHSCTKIYILKCLHALLIVSGKAQSIFIGTRLVNLYAHLGDVSLSQKTFCMIENKDAYTWNSMISSYVRNGHFWESLNCLNEMLSTADVKPDFYTFPPVLKACNSIIDGVRIHCWASKLGLEWDVFVAASLVHMYCRFQSSGIAFRIFKDMPYRDMGCWNAMISGFCQNGNATEALSLLDEMRLEGIKMDTVTIAVVLPTCAQLGDVVHGMSIHLYVIKHGLELDVFVSNALINMYARFGELSYAQKVFDGMMVVRDLVSWNSLIAAYEQNNVPEKALKYFQEMMINGVQPDLLTLVSLASSIAQTKSFRSCRSVHGFVLRRSWIQVDVIMGNAVVDMYAKLGLIHCSRKVFDEIPIKDVVSWNSMITGYAQNGLASEAIEIYNMLKECDDIEPNQGTWVSILPAYAHLGALQEGTRTHGHVFKVALNLDVFVSTSLIDLYGKCGKLDEAMLLFHEVPRMSSVPWNAIISCHGIHGNGRVSLKLFNDMLNAGIKPDHVTFLSLLAACSHSGLVDEGKTYFHMMEQEFGIKPGLKHYGCMADLLARAGGLETAYQFIKNMPLQPDASVWGALLGACRVHGNVELGKLASDNLFEVDPENVGYYVVLSNIYANYGSWEGVNEVRSLARDKGLKKTPGWSSIDLNNKIEVFYTGNQSHPQCHEIYEELGILTAKIKTLGYTPDYTFVLQDVEEDEKEQILTSHSERLAIAYGILSTPPKSPLRIYKNLRVCGDCHNVTKLISKITEREIIVRDSNRFHHFKNGVCSCGDYW